A genomic window from Polaribacter gangjinensis includes:
- a CDS encoding outer membrane beta-barrel protein, whose amino-acid sequence MNFYSQKTGIKGIITDTTKQPLEMVSVALLNPKDSTLVSFASTDKTGNFFITDVPSGSFLLQINLLGYKAFSKQITYQNNLIDLQTIVLNDDVNTLNEIVIAALIPIQIKKDTVSFNASSFKVNFDDNIESLLKKLPGIEINSEGKVVSQGTVVTKIMIDGKEFFGGDPSIVLKNLSADVIKKVEIIDKKSDEEELTGVSDGNKEIVINFTLKDANKNRGFGKAAAGLGLDNRYFGNANYSQFNAKTQLSVISKFNNINITGSNIQDFLENADGVADDSDDESKSTNSPPKSLSGFLETTVIGANYGRDFQKKESLNADYFYNASENYGFSETNRISFTNTNNFNFKSKDNFLNTTQNHNFNFNYTNKTSKKNTITLKGRFFSDDRNFFTDRKGAFLNTEDELVTQNDIVSNNSNNLVLGNVNFNYFHSLRKKGRSFTVGFVANINNTDKQNTQDTYINRNVNTNNPTNQEINTFRDEDIQTNTFNFRFKFREPLVGKHYLNLDFNTNFLSGKEITDQSRKITRTTSVEDFIKFQYNHQQIITKSNLFHSYNTSKLNISSGLELQNLLRQFGQVNEPQYSTEQLFINPNFSFQYKPKTGKKYQFSYRKSIKPPRPAETNPFVNDLNPFAIITGNVALEPEKTNTFQALVNVNSYDASIGYNLTLNYAIARHAIIRNVSIDDDFIRTISYQNNGEREIFKGDSNFSKRFNKLGFRITLQNKYGFNAVNSIINFNLNNVVSQDFSTNFIIQNNKKRNVDVKAGVFYSENNTSFSIENNLNRKFTTQKYFGMIDVDLIKKLNFNTQLDYIIYDDENFGIRQELPIWNAAMSYPLANKNHILKLVLIDLLNKNVDIFRRSTINFFEETTSQSLGRYIILSYTFKLSASNKSS is encoded by the coding sequence GTGAACTTTTACTCCCAAAAAACGGGCATCAAAGGCATCATTACTGATACAACTAAACAGCCTTTAGAAATGGTTTCTGTAGCTCTTTTAAATCCTAAAGATAGCACTTTGGTAAGTTTTGCATCTACAGATAAAACCGGAAATTTTTTCATTACTGATGTGCCTTCGGGTTCTTTTTTACTACAAATAAATCTATTGGGTTATAAAGCTTTTAGTAAACAAATAACGTATCAAAATAATCTCATAGACTTGCAAACTATTGTTTTAAATGACGATGTAAACACGCTAAACGAAATTGTAATTGCAGCACTGATTCCCATCCAAATTAAAAAAGATACCGTTAGTTTTAATGCAAGTTCTTTCAAAGTAAATTTTGATGACAATATAGAAAGTTTACTAAAAAAACTTCCAGGAATTGAGATAAATAGTGAAGGTAAAGTAGTTTCGCAAGGAACTGTAGTCACTAAAATTATGATTGATGGAAAAGAGTTTTTTGGTGGAGACCCATCAATTGTTTTAAAAAACCTTTCTGCGGATGTAATAAAAAAAGTAGAAATTATCGATAAAAAAAGTGATGAAGAAGAACTTACAGGTGTTAGCGATGGCAACAAAGAAATTGTAATTAATTTTACCCTAAAAGATGCAAATAAAAACCGTGGATTTGGAAAAGCTGCTGCTGGTTTAGGTTTAGATAATCGTTATTTTGGGAATGCTAACTACAGTCAATTCAATGCAAAAACACAACTTTCTGTCATTAGTAAATTCAATAATATCAACATAACAGGATCTAATATTCAAGATTTTTTAGAAAATGCAGATGGTGTTGCAGATGATTCAGATGATGAATCTAAAAGCACAAATAGTCCTCCAAAAAGTTTGAGTGGCTTTTTAGAAACTACTGTAATTGGAGCTAATTATGGACGAGATTTTCAAAAAAAAGAATCTCTAAATGCTGATTATTTTTACAATGCTTCCGAAAATTATGGATTTTCAGAAACCAACAGAATTTCATTTACAAATACAAATAATTTTAATTTTAAATCCAAAGACAATTTTTTAAATACCACTCAAAACCATAATTTTAATTTTAATTATACTAATAAAACCAGTAAAAAAAATACCATAACACTCAAAGGAAGGTTTTTTTCTGATGACAGAAACTTTTTTACAGATAGAAAAGGAGCATTTTTAAATACTGAAGATGAATTGGTTACGCAAAATGATATTGTTTCTAATAATAGCAATAACCTTGTTTTAGGAAATGTAAACTTTAACTATTTTCATAGTTTGCGAAAAAAGGGGAGAAGTTTTACTGTGGGATTTGTAGCAAATATCAATAATACAGACAAACAAAATACCCAAGACACTTACATTAACAGAAATGTAAATACGAACAATCCAACAAATCAGGAAATTAATACATTTAGAGATGAAGACATTCAGACTAATACGTTTAATTTCAGATTTAAATTTCGTGAGCCTCTGGTTGGGAAACATTATCTGAATTTAGATTTCAATACTAATTTCTTATCAGGAAAAGAAATTACAGATCAATCAAGAAAAATTACAAGAACTACATCTGTAGAAGATTTCATCAAATTTCAATACAATCATCAACAAATCATTACAAAAAGTAATCTTTTTCATAGTTACAATACTTCTAAATTAAACATTTCTTCGGGGTTAGAATTGCAGAATTTATTGAGACAATTTGGACAAGTAAATGAGCCACAATATAGCACAGAACAACTGTTTATAAACCCCAATTTTTCGTTTCAATACAAACCGAAAACAGGCAAAAAATATCAATTTTCGTATAGAAAATCAATCAAACCTCCAAGACCAGCAGAAACCAATCCTTTTGTAAACGATTTGAATCCTTTTGCAATTATTACAGGAAATGTTGCTTTAGAGCCAGAAAAAACAAACACTTTTCAGGCTTTGGTAAATGTAAATAGTTACGACGCTTCTATTGGATATAACCTAACCCTAAATTATGCTATTGCCAGACATGCAATCATTAGAAATGTTTCTATTGATGATGATTTTATAAGAACTATAAGTTATCAGAATAATGGGGAAAGAGAAATTTTTAAAGGAGATTCCAATTTTTCTAAACGTTTTAACAAATTGGGTTTTAGAATAACTTTACAAAATAAATATGGTTTTAATGCCGTAAATTCAATCATTAATTTTAATTTAAACAACGTAGTTTCTCAAGATTTTAGCACAAATTTTATCATCCAAAATAATAAAAAGCGAAATGTAGATGTAAAAGCAGGTGTTTTTTACAGTGAAAATAATACCAGTTTTTCAATCGAAAATAACCTCAATCGAAAATTTACTACCCAAAAATATTTCGGAATGATAGATGTTGATTTGATAAAAAAGTTGAATTTCAATACTCAATTAGATTACATAATTTATGATGATGAGAACTTTGGTATTCGTCAAGAATTACCTATTTGGAATGCAGCCATGTCTTATCCATTAGCAAATAAAAACCATATTTTAAAGCTTGTTTTAATTGATTTGCTCAATAAAAATGTTGATATTTTTAGAAGAAGTACCATCAACTTTTTCGAAGAAACCACTTCTCAAAGTTTAGGAAGATATATTATTTTAAGCTACACTTTTAAATTAAGTGCCAGCAATAAAAGTTCATAA
- a CDS encoding homoserine kinase: MNYLKIFSPATVANVSCGFDSLGFAVDAVGDEMTFTKTAEKGVKITEITGANLPYEIDKNAAGAVVQKMLLEANADFGISMTIHKGFSPGSGLGSSAASAAGAAFGANQFLENRFSELELTKFAMFGEEVACGSQIADNVAAATYGGFILVRSYHPLEIIKLPVPNELRLVAIHPQIEIKTKDAREVLPTKIPLKDAVTQWANVGGLIAGLYSENYELIGHSLVDIIVEPARKNLIPYFDVVKQNAINAGALGAGISGSGPTIFALCKGDETAQKVFDAIKNNYKNTGIEATAFISKVNNEGIKILEKK; this comes from the coding sequence TTGAATTATTTAAAAATATTTTCACCTGCAACAGTAGCCAATGTTTCTTGCGGATTTGATTCCTTAGGATTTGCAGTTGATGCAGTTGGTGACGAAATGACCTTTACAAAAACTGCTGAAAAAGGTGTAAAAATTACCGAAATTACAGGAGCAAATTTACCTTACGAAATTGACAAAAATGCTGCAGGTGCTGTTGTTCAAAAAATGTTGTTAGAGGCCAATGCTGATTTCGGAATTTCAATGACTATTCACAAAGGATTTTCGCCAGGAAGTGGTTTAGGAAGTAGTGCTGCAAGTGCTGCTGGTGCTGCATTTGGCGCAAATCAGTTTTTAGAAAATCGATTTTCTGAACTCGAATTGACAAAGTTTGCCATGTTTGGTGAAGAAGTAGCTTGTGGTTCGCAAATTGCTGATAATGTAGCTGCTGCAACTTATGGCGGATTTATTTTAGTGAGAAGTTATCATCCTTTGGAAATTATCAAATTGCCTGTTCCAAATGAGTTGCGTTTAGTGGCAATTCATCCACAAATAGAAATCAAAACGAAAGATGCAAGAGAAGTTTTGCCAACAAAAATTCCGCTGAAAGATGCCGTAACTCAATGGGCAAATGTGGGTGGTTTGATTGCTGGTTTGTACTCAGAAAACTACGAATTGATTGGGCATTCTTTGGTAGATATTATTGTTGAGCCAGCTCGCAAAAACTTGATTCCGTATTTTGATGTTGTAAAACAAAACGCGATAAACGCAGGTGCTTTAGGAGCAGGAATTAGTGGTTCAGGCCCTACTATTTTTGCGCTTTGCAAAGGAGATGAAACAGCTCAAAAAGTGTTTGATGCCATCAAAAATAATTATAAAAATACCGGAATTGAAGCCACTGCTTTTATTTCGAAAGTAAATAATGAAGGAATAAAAATTCTTGAAAAAAAGTAA
- the thrC gene encoding threonine synthase — MNYYSLNHNSPKTSFKNAVISGIAPDRGLYFPEKITPLSSDFFKNIESYTHHEIAFEVIKQFVGDEIPEEKLKEIISETIFFDFPLVKIDENSASLELFHGPTMAFKDVGAKFMAKCLEFFNQHNEEELTVLVATSGDTGGAVANGFLGTKGVNVVILYPSGKVSDIQEKQLTTLGQNITALEVDGVFDDCQEMVKTAFLDSEITRKLTSANSINIARWLPQMFYFFYAYKELKRLKKDLIFSVPSGNFGNICAGIVAQKLGLPIKHFIAATNINDTVPNYLIDGTYQPKPSKATISNAMDVGNPSNFIRIQELYQNDFETLKSNFSSYSFTDDETRETLKKIYSNSGYIADPHGAVGYLGLKKRGLNSSEFGVFLETAHPVKFLDVVEETLSVKVEIPAQIQQIMDKEKVATKIKSYQELKDYLSK, encoded by the coding sequence ATGAACTACTACAGTCTAAACCATAATTCGCCAAAAACAAGTTTTAAAAATGCTGTAATTAGTGGAATTGCGCCTGACAGAGGTTTGTATTTTCCAGAAAAAATTACGCCACTTTCAAGTGATTTTTTTAAAAATATCGAAAGCTATACTCACCATGAAATTGCTTTTGAAGTCATCAAACAATTTGTGGGTGATGAAATTCCTGAAGAAAAATTGAAAGAAATCATTTCAGAAACGATTTTTTTCGATTTTCCTTTGGTAAAAATTGATGAAAATAGTGCTTCTTTAGAATTATTTCATGGACCAACTATGGCTTTTAAAGATGTTGGAGCAAAATTCATGGCAAAATGTTTGGAATTTTTCAATCAACACAATGAAGAAGAATTGACGGTTTTAGTTGCCACTTCTGGTGATACAGGAGGTGCAGTTGCCAATGGTTTTTTGGGAACAAAAGGCGTAAATGTTGTGATTTTATATCCGTCAGGAAAAGTAAGTGATATTCAAGAAAAACAATTGACAACTTTAGGTCAAAACATTACTGCGCTTGAAGTTGATGGAGTTTTTGACGATTGCCAAGAAATGGTAAAAACGGCGTTTTTAGATTCGGAAATTACCAGAAAATTGACCTCTGCAAATTCCATCAATATTGCACGTTGGCTGCCACAAATGTTCTACTTTTTTTACGCTTATAAAGAATTGAAAAGGCTCAAAAAAGACTTGATTTTTTCTGTTCCAAGTGGCAATTTTGGAAATATTTGCGCAGGAATTGTTGCTCAAAAATTAGGATTACCCATCAAACATTTTATTGCAGCAACAAACATAAATGACACTGTTCCTAATTATTTGATTGATGGAACTTATCAACCAAAACCTTCTAAAGCAACAATTTCTAATGCGATGGATGTTGGAAATCCGAGTAATTTTATCAGAATTCAAGAATTGTATCAAAATGATTTTGAAACACTGAAAAGTAACTTTTCATCTTACAGTTTTACTGATGATGAAACTCGTGAAACTCTTAAAAAAATCTACTCAAATTCGGGTTATATTGCTGATCCTCATGGTGCAGTTGGTTATTTAGGATTGAAAAAAAGAGGATTGAATTCATCTGAATTTGGAGTGTTTTTAGAAACTGCACATCCTGTAAAATTTTTAGATGTTGTAGAGGAAACTTTATCTGTAAAAGTTGAAATTCCTGCACAAATTCAGCAAATTATGGACAAAGAAAAAGTAGCTACAAAAATAAAATCGTATCAAGAATTGAAAGACTATTTATCAAAATAA
- the thrA gene encoding bifunctional aspartate kinase/homoserine dehydrogenase I has protein sequence MKVLKFGGSSVANSENIKKVLAIVSAASKETKIAVIVSAFGKTTDNLLAGANNALQDIDIAKQQIETIKKLHFEIINELIQTNTLEVYEKVNSLFNRLLSIYEGIFLLQELSDKTLAKVSSFGEKLSSFIIANAAKELFDTTHQESNKLIITDSNYLNAQVDFGKTNRNITDFFNTNSHQVIVLGGFISSNEKDEITTLGRGGSDYSAAIFAAALNADELQIWTDVSGMFTANPTIVKQAFAIKEISYEEAMELSHFGAKVLYPPTIQPALRKEIPIRIKNTFEPENSGTLISNNPQKNGAVKGISHIENISLITLEGGGMVGIPGFSKRLFETLSQQKINVIFITQASSEYSICVGIYENDAAKAKQFLDETFSIEIERKKIKPIHVENDLAIIAVVGESMKNHQGLSGQMFSALGKNNVNIRAIAQGSSEKNISAVINKKDAKKALNTLHEQFFEEKIKQLNLFVTGVGNVGERFLAQLHQQKNHLKEHLKLNIRIIGISNSKKMIFDKNGISLSNWKNELENGEPTSLQMFFEKVKEINFRNSVFIDNTANEQVAAMYAAYLRESIGVVTCNKIACASSLENYKNLKSISRKYNAPFLFETNVGAGLPIIDTLKNLVNSGDKIHKIQAVLSGSLNFVFNNFDEKTTFQSVVKQAQKEGYTEPDPKIDLSGVDVARKILILARESGYSLELEDIENQSFLPKESLETTDNQSFFDSLLKFENQFQEIYQKATSKNCRLKYVAEFVDEKANVGLQEIPANHPFYNLEGSDNIVLFFTDRYAKNPLLIKGAGAGADVTASGIFADVIRIGNN, from the coding sequence ATGAAAGTATTAAAATTCGGAGGCTCATCAGTAGCCAATTCAGAAAATATCAAAAAAGTATTAGCCATTGTTTCAGCAGCATCAAAAGAAACAAAAATTGCAGTAATTGTTTCAGCTTTTGGAAAAACAACAGATAATTTATTGGCTGGCGCAAACAACGCTTTGCAAGATATTGATATCGCAAAACAGCAAATAGAAACTATTAAAAAACTGCATTTTGAAATTATAAATGAATTAATTCAAACAAATACTTTAGAGGTTTATGAAAAAGTAAACTCCTTGTTTAACAGATTGTTATCAATTTACGAAGGCATTTTTTTATTGCAAGAATTGTCTGATAAAACCTTGGCAAAAGTTTCGAGTTTTGGCGAAAAATTGTCTTCATTTATCATTGCAAATGCCGCAAAAGAATTGTTTGATACTACACATCAAGAAAGCAACAAACTGATCATTACAGATTCCAATTACCTAAATGCGCAAGTAGATTTTGGAAAAACAAATCGAAATATAACTGATTTTTTCAACACAAATTCGCACCAAGTTATCGTTTTAGGAGGATTTATTTCATCCAACGAAAAAGACGAAATCACAACTTTAGGAAGAGGAGGCTCAGATTATTCTGCTGCTATTTTTGCAGCTGCTTTGAATGCTGATGAATTGCAAATTTGGACAGATGTAAGTGGCATGTTTACAGCAAATCCAACCATCGTAAAACAGGCTTTTGCCATCAAAGAAATTTCGTATGAAGAAGCCATGGAATTATCGCATTTTGGTGCAAAAGTGTTGTATCCACCAACAATTCAACCTGCTTTGCGAAAAGAAATTCCTATCAGAATTAAAAATACTTTTGAGCCTGAAAACTCAGGAACTTTAATTTCTAACAATCCTCAAAAAAACGGAGCTGTCAAAGGAATTTCGCATATTGAAAATATCAGTTTGATAACTCTTGAAGGTGGGGGAATGGTTGGCATTCCAGGGTTTTCGAAACGTTTATTTGAAACACTTTCTCAACAAAAAATCAATGTGATTTTTATCACACAAGCCTCTTCAGAATATTCTATTTGTGTAGGAATTTATGAAAATGATGCTGCAAAAGCGAAACAATTTTTGGATGAAACGTTCAGTATAGAAATTGAACGAAAAAAAATCAAACCAATTCATGTTGAAAACGACTTGGCAATCATTGCTGTTGTTGGAGAAAGCATGAAAAATCACCAAGGTTTAAGTGGACAAATGTTCAGTGCTCTAGGAAAAAATAATGTGAATATTAGAGCCATTGCACAAGGTTCATCCGAAAAAAATATTTCGGCAGTTATCAATAAAAAGGACGCAAAAAAAGCGTTAAATACCTTACATGAGCAATTTTTTGAAGAAAAAATAAAGCAATTAAACCTTTTTGTAACTGGTGTTGGAAATGTTGGCGAACGTTTTTTAGCCCAGTTACATCAACAAAAAAATCATTTGAAAGAGCATTTAAAACTCAATATTCGTATAATTGGAATTTCAAACTCCAAAAAAATGATTTTTGATAAAAACGGAATTTCTTTATCCAACTGGAAAAATGAGTTGGAAAATGGCGAACCAACAAGCTTACAAATGTTCTTTGAAAAAGTAAAAGAAATCAATTTTCGAAACTCCGTTTTTATAGATAATACCGCAAATGAACAGGTTGCAGCAATGTATGCAGCTTATTTAAGAGAAAGTATTGGCGTGGTTACATGCAATAAAATAGCATGCGCATCTAGTTTAGAAAATTATAAAAATTTAAAGTCAATTTCAAGAAAATACAATGCGCCATTTTTGTTTGAAACCAATGTGGGTGCAGGTTTACCAATTATTGATACTTTAAAAAACTTGGTAAATTCAGGAGATAAAATTCATAAAATTCAGGCTGTTTTATCAGGAAGTTTGAATTTTGTTTTCAATAATTTTGATGAAAAAACCACCTTTCAAAGTGTGGTTAAGCAAGCGCAAAAAGAAGGATATACAGAGCCTGATCCAAAAATTGATTTAAGTGGCGTAGATGTTGCCAGAAAAATATTGATTTTAGCACGCGAAAGTGGCTATTCTTTAGAATTAGAAGACATTGAAAATCAATCGTTTTTACCAAAAGAAAGCTTAGAAACCACTGATAATCAAAGCTTTTTTGATTCGTTGTTGAAATTTGAAAATCAGTTTCAAGAAATCTATCAAAAAGCTACTTCAAAAAACTGTCGATTAAAATATGTTGCTGAATTTGTTGATGAAAAAGCGAATGTTGGTTTGCAAGAAATTCCTGCAAATCATCCATTTTACAACTTAGAAGGAAGTGATAATATTGTGTTGTTTTTCACTGACAGATATGCAAAAAATCCATTGTTGATAAAAGGTGCAGGAGCTGGAGCTGATGTAACAGCCTCAGGAATTTTTGCAGATGTCATCAGAATTGGGAATAATTAA
- a CDS encoding DUF2723 domain-containing protein: protein MTSENFKKWNLILGWVTFGIALITYTLTIEPTVSAWDVGEYISTAVKLEVGHPPGAPLFQMLGAFFAMFTSDVTEIAKMVNFMSALSSAFTILFLFWTVTNLAQKIAQKSGEITEGTNIAILGSSLVGSLAYTFSDSFWFSAVEGEVYAMSSFLMAILFWLGLKWESEINTPRGNKWLILISFIVGLSFGVHILSLLVIPAIVMLYFFKTYKNVNLKTTAIATVFSVFVLLLVFKFIFPFTLKFFSAAELFFINTVGLPYNSGTIIAGIILIVLFYVGLKSTRKHQKVTANTLILSLLFIMIGFSSWMMLPIRANANTTINENNPSSARELLAYYEREQYGDANVFYDTYYSNSYEREQDPSNPTKDDKPKYEKKDGKYVIVNNYKGVLPNYSDKHKGFIPRMVDPSKEKMYKQIAGIPENSKRRPTFVENLKFMFSYQFGYMYGRYLMWNFVGRQNDTQGQMDIFNGNWLSGIDFIDETRLGSQQQLPSDVLENKGRNTYYFLPLILGILGLLYQIKWDKENFFTLLLFFLFTGAAIIFYTNPKPFEPRERDYAVVGSFYIFAIWIGFGVLALYEYFKNFINKKALAIGVSVLSLLAVPTLMATENWDDHDRSNRYTTHLNAQAYLESCDPNAILFTIGDNDTFPLWYMQEVEGVRTDIKLVNTSLFQTDWYIDQMKRATYDAPPIPSQLTHDEYKYGTLDVAYYFPEIFPQLQDSVLDLNNFMKWIRSNDKRTFYDLDDDGNPEKILPANKIRIPVNKENALKYGIVAAKDADKIVPYIDIKIDRAIAKNTILMLDILNNFDWKRPIYFTGGSNADSEYIWLKDYLQLDGVSFKFVPIKTPTKYYDENGQVIREVSLFDIGRIDSEKMYKNIQKWNWRNINDGKIYLDEQTKRNAISMRNSLMRLSNQFAIEGDTAKAIEVLDLSIEKMPIKDFDHYSLSVEYPNMYYKLGEVEKARAAAKTLVKLFREKLVWFSTFSAEEFDIIFEEFDVTFRYMYRGVIDQVIENDEDPEFVKKLQEEFNKTLLLFEHIMPQDEGK, encoded by the coding sequence ATGACCTCAGAAAATTTTAAAAAATGGAATCTAATTTTAGGTTGGGTTACATTTGGAATCGCCTTAATCACTTACACATTAACCATTGAACCTACTGTAAGTGCTTGGGATGTAGGAGAATATATTTCAACAGCTGTAAAACTAGAAGTTGGTCATCCACCAGGAGCGCCTTTGTTTCAAATGTTGGGAGCATTTTTCGCAATGTTCACTTCTGATGTTACTGAAATTGCTAAAATGGTGAATTTTATGTCGGCTTTGTCTAGTGCATTTACCATTTTGTTTCTATTTTGGACTGTTACAAATTTGGCTCAAAAAATTGCTCAAAAATCTGGCGAAATTACAGAAGGAACAAATATTGCCATTCTAGGTAGTAGTTTGGTTGGGTCGTTAGCTTATACATTTTCTGATAGTTTTTGGTTTAGTGCCGTTGAAGGAGAAGTATATGCCATGTCATCTTTTTTAATGGCAATTTTATTTTGGTTAGGATTAAAATGGGAAAGTGAAATCAATACGCCAAGAGGTAACAAATGGTTGATATTGATTAGCTTTATTGTGGGTTTATCATTCGGAGTTCACATCCTTTCATTGTTGGTAATTCCTGCAATTGTAATGTTATATTTCTTTAAAACCTATAAAAACGTCAACTTAAAAACTACGGCAATTGCTACTGTTTTTTCGGTTTTTGTATTGTTATTGGTTTTTAAATTTATTTTTCCATTCACCTTAAAATTCTTTAGTGCGGCTGAATTATTTTTCATCAATACGGTTGGTTTGCCCTACAATTCAGGAACAATCATAGCTGGAATCATACTCATTGTTCTATTTTATGTTGGATTAAAATCAACCAGAAAACATCAAAAAGTAACTGCAAATACGCTTATTTTATCGTTACTTTTTATCATGATTGGTTTTTCATCTTGGATGATGTTGCCTATTAGAGCAAACGCAAACACAACCATCAACGAAAATAATCCTTCAAGTGCGCGCGAATTATTGGCGTATTATGAGCGTGAACAATATGGTGATGCCAATGTTTTTTATGATACTTACTATTCTAATTCTTACGAAAGAGAGCAAGACCCTAGTAATCCAACTAAAGATGACAAACCTAAATACGAAAAGAAAGACGGGAAATATGTCATCGTAAATAATTACAAAGGTGTTTTGCCAAATTATTCTGACAAACACAAAGGTTTTATCCCAAGAATGGTTGATCCATCCAAAGAAAAAATGTACAAACAAATTGCGGGTATTCCTGAAAACAGCAAAAGAAGACCCACATTTGTTGAGAATTTGAAATTCATGTTTAGCTATCAATTTGGCTATATGTATGGCAGATATTTGATGTGGAATTTTGTGGGTCGTCAAAATGATACGCAAGGTCAAATGGATATTTTTAATGGAAATTGGCTGAGTGGCATTGACTTTATTGATGAAACACGTTTGGGTTCACAACAACAATTACCAAGTGATGTATTAGAAAACAAAGGACGAAATACTTACTATTTTCTGCCTCTAATTCTGGGTATTTTAGGATTGTTGTATCAAATAAAATGGGATAAAGAAAACTTTTTTACGCTTTTATTATTTTTCTTATTTACAGGAGCAGCCATTATTTTTTACACAAATCCAAAACCATTTGAACCTAGAGAACGTGACTATGCAGTTGTTGGAAGTTTCTATATTTTTGCCATTTGGATTGGCTTTGGAGTATTGGCTTTGTACGAATATTTCAAAAATTTCATCAACAAAAAAGCATTAGCAATTGGTGTAAGTGTTTTGTCTTTATTGGCAGTTCCAACATTAATGGCAACTGAAAATTGGGATGATCACGATCGTTCCAACAGATACACAACTCACTTAAATGCGCAAGCATATTTAGAAAGTTGCGACCCAAATGCCATTCTATTTACCATTGGTGATAATGACACTTTTCCATTGTGGTATATGCAAGAAGTTGAAGGTGTTAGAACTGATATCAAATTGGTAAACACGAGCCTTTTTCAAACAGATTGGTATATTGATCAAATGAAACGTGCCACTTATGATGCACCTCCAATTCCGTCGCAATTAACACATGATGAATACAAATATGGTACTTTGGATGTTGCATACTATTTCCCAGAGATATTTCCTCAATTACAAGATTCAGTATTGGATTTAAACAATTTTATGAAATGGATTCGCAGCAATGACAAGCGTACTTTTTATGATTTGGATGATGATGGAAATCCTGAAAAAATATTACCAGCGAATAAAATTAGAATTCCAGTAAACAAGGAAAATGCACTGAAATATGGTATTGTAGCTGCAAAAGATGCTGACAAAATAGTGCCTTATATTGATATTAAAATTGACAGAGCTATTGCAAAAAACACGATTTTAATGTTGGATATTTTAAACAATTTCGATTGGAAACGTCCTATTTATTTTACTGGTGGCTCAAATGCTGATAGTGAATATATTTGGTTAAAAGACTATTTACAGTTAGATGGAGTTTCATTTAAATTTGTTCCTATAAAAACACCTACCAAATATTATGATGAAAATGGACAGGTTATTAGAGAAGTCAGTTTGTTTGATATTGGAAGAATTGACTCTGAAAAAATGTATAAAAACATCCAAAAATGGAATTGGAGAAACATCAATGATGGCAAAATTTATTTGGATGAACAAACCAAACGCAATGCCATTTCTATGCGCAATAGTTTAATGCGCTTATCAAACCAATTTGCTATAGAAGGTGACACTGCAAAAGCCATTGAAGTGTTGGATTTGTCAATAGAAAAAATGCCAATTAAAGATTTTGATCACTATAGCTTGTCTGTTGAATATCCAAATATGTACTACAAATTGGGCGAAGTTGAAAAAGCACGAGCTGCCGCAAAAACGTTGGTAAAATTATTTAGAGAAAAATTAGTTTGGTTCAGCACCTTTTCTGCAGAAGAATTTGACATCATTTTTGAAGAATTTGATGTAACCTTCAGGTACATGTACAGAGGTGTAATTGATCAAGTAATTGAAAATGACGAAGACCCAGAATTTGTGAAAAAATTACAAGAAGAGTTTAACAAAACACTTTTATTATTTGAGCACATTATGCCTCAAGATGAAGGAAAATAA